A genomic region of Arachis stenosperma cultivar V10309 chromosome 9, arast.V10309.gnm1.PFL2, whole genome shotgun sequence contains the following coding sequences:
- the LOC130947516 gene encoding protein transport protein Sec61 subunit gamma, giving the protein MDAIDSVFDPLREFAKDSVRLVKRCHKPDRKEFSKVAVRTAIGFVVMGFVGFFVKLIFIPINNIIVGSG; this is encoded by the exons ATGGACGCCATTGATTCAGTCTTCGATCCCCTCAGAGAGTTCGCCAAGGACAGCGTTAGGCTCGTAAAACGTTGCCACAAGCCAGATCGCAAAG AATTCTCAAAGGTTGCTGTTCGTACTGCCATCGGGTTCGTCGTGATGGGATTCGTTGGCTTCTTCGTTAAGCTCATCTTTATTCCAATTAACAACATCATCGTTGGATCTGGTTAG
- the LOC130950916 gene encoding classical arabinogalactan protein 9-like translates to MMDRPTILFAAFVCIVAAAGVAAQQQQQSPPTPPTPTTTPPSPPTSTPAPPTPPSSPAPPVQSSPPQQQQSSPPPQQQSSPPPQQQSSPPPAATPPPVTSSPPPASPPPASPPPASPPPFSPPPATPPPAVPPPAVPPPALTPTPLSSPPATSPAPLKSTAPALSPVPALSPAAGAPGPSLASLAPVSDSSGVEKLWSSKKMVGSFGLGSALLSLLL, encoded by the exons ATGATGGACAGACCAACCATTCTGTTTGCCGCTTTCGTCTGCATTGTGGCCGCCGCCGGAGTCGCtgctcaacaacaacaacaatctcCCCCAACTCCTCCAACTCCCACCACCACCCCCCCTTCTCCACCGACCTCCACCCCGGCTCCTCCCACTCCTCCATCTTCTCCTGCTCCCCCCGTTCAGTCTTCTCCTCCACAGCAGCAGCAATCATCTCCGCCCCCACAACAGCAGTCATCTCCTCCCCCACAACAACAGTCGTCTCCTCCACCCGCAGCCACTCCTCCGCCGGTAACCTCCTCTCCGCCACCCGCATCTCCTCCTCCGGCCTCTCCACCCCCTGCCTCTCCTCCACCATTCTCTCCACCTCCAGCCACACCACCGCCGGCAGTACCACCACCCGCCGTCCCTCCTCCCGCACTCACGCCAACCCCTCTCTCATCTCCTCCGGCAACTTCTCCTGCTCCTCTGAAGAGTACGGCACCTGCACTATCGCCGGTCCCTGCTCTCTCACCGGCTGCTGGAGCTCCCGGTCCCAGCTTGGCATCTCTCGCTCCGGTTAGCGATAGT AGTGGAGTAGAGAAATTGTGGTCATCCAAAAAGATGGTTGGGAGCTTTGGATTGGGATCGGCTCTTTTATCATTACTGCTGTAG